The following proteins are co-located in the Siansivirga zeaxanthinifaciens CC-SAMT-1 genome:
- a CDS encoding nucleotide sugar dehydrogenase: protein MKDIKIAIIGLGYVGLPLARLFATKYNVVGFDINSNRINELNKGIDKTLEIETDALKAVLKKENNNDIGLYCSATIEAIKDCNYYIVTVPTPVDKNNRPDLSPLFKSSETVGSVIKKDDIVIFESTVYPGVTEDECVPIIEKISGLKFNTDFYAGYSPERINPGDKLHTIDKILKVTSGSTPEIAQKVNNLYKSVITAGTHLSPSIKVAEAAKVIENSQRDINIAFVNELSKIFNLLNIDTQAVLEAAGTKWNFHPFKPGLVGGHCIGVDPYYLAQKALEVGYHPEIILAGRRVNDSMGQYVASEVIKLMSQKDIRIKDANILVLGITFKENCPDVRNTKVVDVINQLKSFGTQVTVYDPCANIDEVEKEYGLKTLNKLPNSLFDAVVITVAHKEFLNCDLQSLLKTNSVLYDVKSILKTKVDGRL from the coding sequence ATGAAAGATATAAAAATTGCAATTATTGGTTTAGGTTATGTAGGCTTACCACTTGCTAGACTGTTTGCTACAAAATATAATGTTGTTGGTTTCGATATAAACTCAAACAGAATTAATGAGTTAAATAAAGGCATTGACAAAACTTTAGAAATTGAAACAGATGCTCTTAAAGCAGTTCTTAAAAAAGAGAATAATAATGATATTGGTCTTTACTGTTCTGCTACCATTGAAGCTATTAAAGATTGTAATTATTATATTGTTACCGTACCAACACCTGTTGATAAAAACAACCGACCCGATTTATCTCCGTTATTTAAATCGAGCGAAACAGTTGGAAGCGTTATAAAAAAAGATGACATTGTTATTTTTGAATCTACCGTATATCCTGGTGTAACAGAAGACGAATGCGTGCCTATTATTGAGAAAATTAGCGGATTAAAATTCAACACAGACTTTTACGCAGGTTATTCTCCAGAACGTATAAATCCGGGAGATAAACTACATACAATAGATAAAATACTCAAAGTAACTTCGGGTTCTACTCCTGAAATTGCACAAAAAGTTAATAATCTATACAAAAGTGTTATAACTGCAGGCACTCATTTGAGTCCTTCTATAAAAGTAGCAGAAGCAGCCAAAGTGATTGAAAATTCGCAACGCGACATTAATATTGCGTTTGTTAATGAATTATCAAAAATATTTAATCTTTTAAATATAGATACTCAAGCTGTTTTAGAAGCCGCTGGCACGAAATGGAATTTTCATCCTTTTAAACCCGGACTGGTTGGCGGCCACTGTATAGGTGTAGATCCTTACTATTTAGCACAGAAAGCATTAGAAGTTGGTTATCATCCTGAAATTATTTTAGCAGGACGACGTGTTAACGATAGTATGGGGCAATATGTTGCATCGGAAGTAATAAAGCTTATGTCTCAAAAAGATATTCGCATAAAGGATGCCAATATTTTAGTGTTAGGAATTACATTTAAAGAAAACTGTCCCGATGTAAGAAACACTAAAGTTGTTGATGTTATAAATCAATTAAAAAGCTTCGGTACACAAGTTACCGTTTACGATCCTTGCGCTAATATAGATGAAGTTGAAAAGGAATACGGATTAAAAACTCTCAATAAACTACCAAATTCTTTATTTGATGCTGTAGTAATTACAGTTGCTCATAAAGAGTTTTTAAATTGCGATTTACAATCACTCTTAAAAACAAACAGTGTTTTATATGATGTTAAAAGCATATTAAAAACTAAAGTTGACGGAAGATTATAA
- a CDS encoding Lrp/AsnC family transcriptional regulator, which produces MGKIKLDEIDHQILDMLIDNTRIPFTDIAKKLLISAGTVHVRVKKMEEQGIIRGSSLMLDYKKLGYSFIAYVGVYLNNTSQTKFVLERINEIAYVTVAHITTGKFNIFCKIRARSTEHAKEVIFLLDDIEGVYRTETMISLEESINDKKRLMHSIFNDM; this is translated from the coding sequence ATGGGTAAAATAAAATTAGACGAAATCGATCATCAAATTCTTGACATGTTAATTGACAATACAAGAATTCCATTTACAGACATTGCAAAAAAATTACTAATATCGGCTGGAACAGTTCATGTTCGTGTAAAGAAGATGGAAGAGCAGGGTATTATTAGAGGATCTTCTTTAATGCTTGATTATAAAAAACTAGGATATTCATTTATTGCTTACGTGGGTGTTTATCTAAACAATACCTCTCAAACTAAATTTGTTTTAGAGAGAATAAATGAAATAGCTTATGTAACTGTTGCTCATATTACTACAGGTAAATTTAATATATTCTGTAAAATTCGAGCTAGAAGCACAGAACATGCAAAAGAAGTTATCTTTTTGTTAGATGATATAGAAGGTGTTTACAGAACTGAAACTATGATTTCACTTGAAGAAAGTATTAATGATAAAAAACGTTTGATGCATTCTATTTTTAATGATATGTAA
- a CDS encoding M14 family metallopeptidase codes for MQIETIQNLFLKNKEASLSHRYITNKHIEPVLNKLSKNVSIEILGTSVLNKPIYGLTIGNGPKKILMWSQMHGNESTTTKALFDLLNTFISSKTETSHILEACTLCIIPILNPDGAKAYTRINANEVDLNRDAQNLTQPESKVLRTVFNSFKPDFCYNLHGQRTIFSAGATNNIATVSFLAPAQDEACTVTSNRTRAMEIIDVMNRALQTLIPGQVGVYDDAFNINCVGDTFQSENIPTILFEAGHYPNDYARDITREYIYISYLTSLDYISKNAITGEYHKGYFDIPENDKLFLDVILRQVKTNKGLVDIGFLFQERLVDEAVVFVPKVDAIGDLSRFYGHNTINVNGLKVFNNNNEEIEIGYENDFVIINNEKISLFSK; via the coding sequence ATGCAAATAGAAACTATTCAAAACTTATTTTTAAAGAATAAAGAAGCCAGTTTAAGTCATCGTTATATAACCAATAAACACATTGAACCTGTTTTAAATAAACTGTCTAAAAATGTATCTATTGAGATTTTAGGGACATCGGTTTTAAACAAACCTATTTACGGTTTAACCATTGGAAATGGACCAAAAAAGATTTTAATGTGGTCGCAAATGCACGGTAATGAATCTACAACTACCAAAGCATTATTTGATTTATTAAACACCTTCATAAGTAGTAAAACTGAAACTTCTCATATCTTAGAGGCTTGCACTTTATGTATCATCCCTATTTTAAATCCAGATGGCGCCAAAGCTTATACAAGAATAAATGCTAATGAAGTCGATTTAAATCGAGATGCTCAAAACTTAACGCAACCAGAAAGTAAAGTGCTTAGAACTGTTTTTAATAGCTTTAAACCTGATTTCTGTTATAATTTACATGGGCAACGAACTATTTTTAGTGCTGGAGCTACCAATAACATAGCAACGGTATCTTTTTTAGCGCCTGCTCAAGATGAAGCTTGTACGGTTACATCAAATAGAACGCGTGCTATGGAAATTATTGATGTTATGAATCGCGCTTTACAAACATTAATTCCTGGTCAGGTGGGTGTTTATGATGATGCGTTTAATATTAATTGTGTTGGTGATACTTTTCAAAGTGAAAATATACCTACCATTTTGTTTGAAGCAGGACATTATCCTAATGATTATGCTCGTGATATAACACGAGAATACATATATATATCTTATTTAACATCGCTAGATTATATTTCTAAAAACGCTATTACTGGCGAGTATCATAAAGGATATTTTGATATTCCTGAAAACGACAAGTTGTTTTTAGATGTTATTTTAAGACAAGTAAAAACGAATAAAGGCCTTGTTGATATTGGATTTTTATTTCAAGAACGTCTTGTTGACGAAGCTGTTGTTTTTGTACCAAAAGTAGATGCAATTGGTGATTTAAGTCGATTTTACGGACATAATACCATAAATGTCAATGGGTTAAAGGTTTTTAACAATAATAACGAGGAAATAGAGATTGGATACGAAAACGATTTCGTAATAATTAATAATGAAAAAATCTCGTTATTTTCGAAATAA
- a CDS encoding helix-turn-helix domain-containing protein, with amino-acid sequence MINTDEFTIRLQKVIDYYGENASSFAEKIGVQRSSISHVLSGRNKPSLEFILKILSTYPDVELYWLLNGKGSFPSDEISNKETKVIENKISETTASNPDIENKPLEMILESKNENQGSKNKTIERIVIFYSDGTFKNYSN; translated from the coding sequence ATGATAAACACAGACGAGTTTACAATTAGATTACAGAAAGTAATTGATTATTACGGTGAGAACGCCTCTTCTTTTGCCGAAAAAATAGGTGTGCAACGCTCTAGTATTTCTCATGTTTTATCCGGACGAAATAAACCGAGCTTAGAATTTATTTTAAAAATATTATCAACTTACCCTGATGTAGAATTGTATTGGTTATTGAACGGTAAAGGTTCCTTCCCTTCAGATGAGATTTCAAACAAAGAAACTAAAGTAATCGAGAATAAAATTTCAGAAACAACAGCTTCAAATCCAGATATAGAAAACAAACCTTTGGAAATGATTTTAGAATCTAAAAACGAAAACCAAGGTTCTAAAAACAAAACCATCGAACGTATTGTCATTTTTTATTCGGATGGTACTTTTAAAAATTACAGCAATTAA
- a CDS encoding MBL fold metallo-hydrolase produces the protein MKITFLGTGTSQGIPIIGSNHPVCLSDNPKDKRLRVSVLVEWSGYTYVIDCGPDFRYQMLRSGCTRIDGILFTHEHSDHVIGLDDIRPFNFRQGDIPVYAHKRVLKSITKRFDYIFKTKNKYPGAPSVIKCRVKNKPFKLNRLEVVPVNGKHANLQVFGYKFDNFAYLTDMKTVKDKEIEKIKNIDTLVVNALRKEPHHSHFNLQEALNFIEKVNPKKAYLTHISHMLGFHDDVQKELPQNVFLAYDGLELTI, from the coding sequence TTGAAAATAACGTTTCTTGGTACGGGTACTTCGCAAGGAATCCCTATTATTGGGAGCAATCATCCTGTTTGTTTGAGTGACAACCCAAAAGATAAACGATTACGAGTTTCTGTTTTGGTTGAATGGAGTGGCTATACATATGTAATAGATTGTGGTCCAGATTTTAGATATCAAATGCTTCGTTCGGGTTGTACTCGTATAGATGGTATTTTATTTACACATGAACATTCAGACCACGTTATAGGTTTAGACGATATAAGGCCTTTTAACTTCAGACAAGGCGATATTCCAGTTTATGCTCACAAACGTGTTTTAAAATCGATTACCAAACGATTTGATTATATTTTTAAAACTAAAAACAAATACCCTGGCGCTCCAAGCGTTATTAAGTGCCGAGTAAAAAATAAACCTTTTAAATTAAACAGATTAGAAGTTGTACCCGTAAACGGAAAACATGCCAATTTACAGGTTTTTGGATATAAATTTGATAATTTCGCTTATTTAACCGATATGAAAACGGTTAAGGATAAAGAAATAGAAAAAATTAAAAACATTGATACATTAGTCGTTAATGCATTACGCAAAGAGCCACATCACTCGCATTTTAATTTACAAGAAGCGTTAAATTTTATCGAGAAGGTAAATCCTAAAAAAGCGTATTTAACTCACATAAGCCATATGTTAGGATTTCACGATGATGTTCAAAAAGAATTACCACAAAATGTATTTTTAGCTTACGATGGCCTAGAACTAACAATTTAA
- the bcp gene encoding thioredoxin-dependent thiol peroxidase encodes MKTLKKGDVVPNFESKDENGNSVSLNDYKGKKLIVFFYPKANTPGCTAEACNLRDNYAVLQEQGYELLGVSADDEKKQANFKNKYEFPFPLLADEDKTVINTFGVWGPKKFMGKEYDGIHRMTFIINEEGVVARVIDKVKTKDHAAQILE; translated from the coding sequence ATGAAAACATTAAAAAAAGGAGATGTAGTACCAAATTTTGAATCGAAAGATGAAAATGGCAATAGTGTGTCTTTAAATGATTATAAAGGCAAAAAGCTTATTGTATTTTTTTACCCTAAAGCTAATACACCTGGTTGTACTGCTGAAGCTTGTAATTTAAGAGATAATTATGCCGTATTACAAGAACAAGGATATGAGTTGTTGGGCGTGAGTGCAGACGACGAGAAAAAGCAAGCTAATTTTAAGAATAAATATGAATTTCCCTTTCCTTTGTTAGCCGATGAAGATAAAACAGTTATAAATACTTTTGGGGTATGGGGACCTAAAAAGTTTATGGGTAAAGAATATGACGGAATTCACAGAATGACCTTTATAATTAATGAAGAAGGTGTTGTAGCGCGTGTTATTGATAAAGTAAAAACAAAAGATCATGCTGCCCAAATTCTAGAGTAA
- a CDS encoding endonuclease III domain-containing protein gives MNKEKKVQFVIDTLNELYPTIPVPLDHKDPYTLLIAVLLSAQCTDVRVNQITPILFKKADNPYDMVKLSVEEIKAIIKPCGLSPMKSKGIYGLSEILIEKHNGEVPQDFESLEALPAVGHKTASVVMSQAFGVPAFPVDTHIHRLMYRWNLTNGKSVAQTEKDAKRLFPKALWNDLHLQIIWYGREYSPARGWDLNKDIITKTIGRKSVLDAYYKTKKS, from the coding sequence ATGAACAAGGAAAAAAAAGTACAATTTGTAATAGATACATTAAATGAATTATATCCTACTATTCCAGTTCCTTTAGATCATAAAGACCCTTATACCCTTTTGATAGCTGTTTTATTATCTGCGCAGTGTACAGACGTTCGGGTTAATCAAATAACGCCCATTTTGTTTAAAAAAGCAGATAATCCATATGATATGGTTAAGCTTTCTGTTGAAGAAATAAAAGCGATTATAAAGCCCTGCGGACTTTCACCAATGAAAAGCAAAGGCATTTACGGTTTATCTGAAATTTTAATTGAAAAACACAACGGCGAAGTTCCTCAAGATTTTGAATCCTTAGAAGCTTTACCGGCTGTTGGCCATAAAACAGCGAGTGTTGTTATGTCGCAAGCCTTTGGCGTACCAGCGTTTCCCGTAGATACTCATATACACCGGTTAATGTATCGCTGGAATTTAACCAACGGAAAAAGTGTAGCGCAAACAGAAAAAGATGCCAAGCGTTTGTTTCCAAAAGCATTATGGAACGATTTGCATTTACAAATTATTTGGTACGGAAGAGAATATTCTCCAGCAAGAGGCTGGGATTTAAATAAAGATATTATTACCAAAACAATTGGAAGAAAATCTGTTTTAGATGCTTATTATAAAACTAAAAAGTCCTAA
- a CDS encoding RNA polymerase sigma factor — MQHELIQDSILVHNYIRGDESALEILINKHKQKVYSFIYSKVYDKDVAEDIFQDTFIKVIKTLKRGAYNEECKFLPWVMRISHNLVIDYFRKNNRMPKFSNTDEFDIFSVLSDSSLNAESSIIKEQVETDVRRLVDELPEDQKEVLLMRIYEDLSFKEISDKTGVSINTALGRMRYALINLRKIIEKHNIVLTN, encoded by the coding sequence ATGCAACACGAACTTATACAAGATTCTATCCTAGTACACAACTATATTAGAGGAGATGAAAGTGCGTTAGAAATTCTTATTAACAAGCACAAACAGAAGGTTTACAGTTTTATTTATTCTAAGGTATACGATAAAGATGTCGCTGAAGATATTTTTCAAGACACCTTTATTAAAGTTATTAAAACCTTAAAACGAGGCGCTTACAATGAAGAATGCAAGTTTTTGCCATGGGTAATGCGTATTTCTCATAACCTTGTTATAGATTATTTTAGAAAAAATAACAGAATGCCTAAATTTTCTAATACCGACGAGTTTGATATTTTTTCGGTATTAAGTGATTCTAGTTTAAATGCAGAATCTTCTATAATAAAAGAACAAGTTGAAACCGATGTAAGACGATTGGTTGATGAACTTCCAGAAGATCAAAAAGAGGTTTTACTCATGCGTATATATGAAGATTTAAGTTTTAAAGAAATATCAGATAAAACAGGAGTAAGTATTAATACGGCTTTAGGGCGTATGAGGTATGCTTTAATTAATTTGAGAAAAATTATTGAAAAACATAATATCGTTTTAACAAATTAA
- the uvrA gene encoding excinuclease ABC subunit UvrA, with translation MNTNISEVNPKENIIIKGGKLHNLKNIDVVIPRNKLVVITGLSGSGKSSLAFDTLYAEGQRRYVESLSSYARQFLGRLNKPKVDYIKGIAPAIAIEQKVNSTNPRSTVGTTTEIYDYLKLLFARIGKTYSPVSGNEVKKDTVTDVLNYLKTFPESEKLLLLAPIFLETGRTMEDKLKALSQQGYARVKLNETVVRIDDVETISENDKILLVVDRIVIKHEEDFYNRLADAIQTAFFEGKGECYIETLDTNKQREFSNKFELDGINFLEPNVHLFSFNNPYGACPACEGYGDIIGIDEDLVIPNTALSVYENAIFPWRGESMSWFRDQLVNNSHKFDFPIHKPYFQLTEAQKQLIWDGNKYFEGLNSFFAELEAKAYKIQNRVMLSRYRGKTKCKTCKGKRLRIEANYVKISNATITDLVEMPLDKLASFFKELELNEHDYTIAKRLLTEINNRLLFLANVGLDYLTLNRKSNTLSGGESQRINLATSLGSSLVGSMYILDEPSIGLHPKDTERLILVLKQLRDLGNTVIVVEHDEDIMKAADYIIDIGPEAGTYGGNIVAEGNYIDILTSNSLTAQYLNDTLRIEVPKKRRTSKYHVDIIGARENNLKNIDVTFPLGMLTVVTGVSGSGKSTLVKKILFPALQKKLTDFSDKAGQFSSLEGNFSNIKHIEFVDQNPIGRSSRSNPVTYIKAYDDIRNLFSKQKLSSIRNYQAKHFSFNVDGGRCETCKGEGEVTIEMQFMADVHLECETCKGKRFKKEVLEVTFADKNIDDILNMTIDDAIAFFEVNKEHKIKGKLQPLQDVGLGYVTLGQSSSTLSGGEAQRIKLASFLGKGTNKDKALFIFDEPTTGLHFHDIQKLLKSFNALIEIGHSIIVVEHNIELIKCADHIIELGPMGGENGGNLIASGTPETIINNSKSEIGKFLKEKL, from the coding sequence ATGAACACTAATATTTCCGAAGTTAATCCAAAAGAAAATATCATTATTAAAGGTGGTAAATTGCATAACCTAAAAAATATCGATGTTGTTATTCCAAGAAACAAACTTGTGGTAATCACAGGATTATCGGGCTCTGGAAAATCAAGTTTAGCGTTCGATACTCTGTATGCGGAAGGTCAAAGACGATATGTTGAAAGTTTATCAAGCTATGCCCGACAATTTTTGGGTCGTTTAAATAAACCCAAAGTAGATTATATAAAAGGTATTGCCCCTGCTATAGCCATAGAACAAAAAGTAAATTCTACAAATCCAAGATCTACGGTTGGTACCACAACCGAAATATACGATTACCTTAAATTATTATTTGCGAGAATAGGAAAAACCTACTCACCTGTTTCAGGAAATGAAGTAAAAAAAGACACTGTAACTGATGTTTTAAATTATTTAAAAACCTTCCCAGAGAGTGAAAAATTACTTCTGCTAGCCCCTATTTTCTTAGAAACAGGTCGCACGATGGAAGATAAATTAAAAGCACTTTCGCAACAGGGTTATGCCAGAGTTAAATTAAATGAAACGGTCGTAAGAATTGATGATGTTGAAACTATTTCTGAAAACGATAAGATTTTATTAGTTGTAGATCGTATTGTAATAAAGCATGAAGAAGATTTTTATAATAGATTAGCTGATGCTATACAAACAGCTTTTTTTGAAGGGAAAGGTGAATGTTATATTGAAACGCTTGACACAAATAAACAAAGAGAATTTAGTAATAAATTTGAATTAGATGGCATTAATTTTTTAGAGCCAAATGTTCATTTGTTTAGTTTTAACAATCCCTACGGTGCTTGTCCTGCATGTGAGGGATATGGCGATATTATTGGAATTGATGAAGATTTAGTTATTCCCAATACAGCGCTTTCTGTTTACGAAAATGCCATATTTCCTTGGCGCGGTGAAAGTATGAGTTGGTTTAGAGACCAACTGGTAAATAATTCACATAAATTCGACTTTCCAATTCATAAGCCCTATTTTCAACTAACCGAAGCTCAAAAACAACTTATTTGGGATGGAAACAAATATTTTGAAGGATTAAATTCATTTTTTGCCGAGTTGGAGGCTAAGGCCTATAAAATTCAAAACCGAGTAATGCTATCGCGTTATCGAGGTAAAACAAAATGTAAAACCTGTAAAGGGAAACGTTTAAGAATAGAGGCTAATTATGTAAAAATATCCAACGCGACCATCACCGATTTAGTTGAAATGCCTCTTGATAAACTCGCTTCATTTTTTAAAGAATTAGAACTCAATGAGCATGATTATACCATCGCCAAACGATTATTAACTGAAATAAATAACCGATTGTTATTTTTAGCAAATGTAGGCTTGGATTATCTTACGTTAAACCGAAAATCTAATACACTATCGGGTGGTGAAAGTCAGCGTATTAATTTGGCAACATCACTAGGAAGTAGTTTAGTTGGGTCGATGTATATTCTGGATGAGCCAAGCATTGGTTTACATCCAAAAGACACCGAGCGACTCATACTTGTTTTAAAACAACTACGCGATTTAGGCAACACGGTTATTGTTGTTGAACATGATGAAGATATTATGAAAGCTGCCGATTATATTATCGATATTGGTCCAGAAGCAGGAACCTATGGCGGTAATATTGTTGCAGAAGGGAATTATATAGACATATTAACTTCAAACTCTTTAACGGCTCAATATTTAAATGATACTTTAAGAATTGAAGTCCCCAAAAAACGTCGAACATCTAAATATCATGTAGATATTATTGGAGCTCGAGAAAATAATTTAAAAAATATTGACGTTACTTTTCCATTAGGAATGCTAACCGTAGTTACAGGCGTTTCGGGAAGTGGAAAAAGTACCTTGGTTAAGAAAATTCTATTTCCTGCTCTTCAAAAAAAACTCACCGACTTTAGTGATAAAGCTGGTCAGTTTTCGAGTTTAGAAGGTAATTTTAGCAACATAAAGCATATTGAATTTGTAGATCAAAACCCCATTGGGCGCTCATCAAGATCGAATCCAGTGACTTACATTAAGGCTTATGATGACATTAGAAATTTATTTTCTAAACAAAAACTTAGTAGTATTAGAAACTATCAGGCAAAACACTTTTCTTTTAATGTAGATGGCGGTCGTTGTGAGACTTGCAAAGGCGAGGGTGAAGTAACCATTGAAATGCAATTTATGGCAGATGTGCATTTAGAATGCGAAACCTGCAAAGGAAAACGATTTAAAAAAGAAGTCCTCGAAGTTACTTTCGCCGATAAAAATATTGATGATATTTTAAACATGACGATTGATGATGCTATCGCCTTTTTTGAAGTTAACAAGGAACATAAAATAAAAGGTAAATTACAACCTTTACAAGATGTCGGTTTAGGATATGTAACCTTAGGACAAAGTTCTTCAACGCTTTCAGGTGGTGAAGCACAACGTATAAAATTAGCTTCATTTTTAGGAAAAGGCACAAACAAGGATAAAGCTTTATTTATTTTTGACGAGCCTACTACAGGCTTACATTTTCATGATATTCAAAAATTATTAAAATCTTTTAATGCTTTAATAGAAATTGGTCATTCTATAATTGTTGTTGAACATAATATAGAACTCATAAAATGCGCCGACCATATCATTGAATTAGGACCCATGGGCGGAGAAAATGGCGGTAATTTAATAGCTTCAGGCACCCCTGAAACAATAATTAACAACAGTAAGTCTGAAATTGGTAAGTTTTTAAAAGAAAAATTATAA
- a CDS encoding lipopolysaccharide biosynthesis protein, translated as MGLVASQSIKNLISTYLGFFIGAINTLFLYTKFLSAEYYGMVGYMFSLANVIMPLMAFGVHNTIVKFYSSFKTRTSLNSFLTLMLVLPLLLVIPVTIIGYFFYESIGEFLSKENPIIKGYLWHTLIIAIALAYFEVFFAWSKVQMQTVFGNFMKEVFHRVGVMVLLFALHFNLITMEQFMISLVIMYILRMVIMKIYAFSIQLPVFTFKRINNVSDILKYSFLIIIAGSISTVLLDVDKVMLGHYLPIEEIAYYNVAIFIAMVIAVPQRAMHQILLPLTAKFINDKNYEGLEDISKRSSLTLFIISGFIFLLIIANIKQLYLIIPSEFSNALIVVFIISLAKLYDAFLGSNNAILFNSDYYRMMLFFGVLLVFLIIVLNILFIPLYGINGAALATFLAMFIYNSVKLFFVYKKFKFLPFTVRIVKTALIILAGTVLFYFWDFNFHPILNIALKSILIGVTYLWIIHKFKISENISLFLDRFIKIR; from the coding sequence ATGGGTTTAGTAGCATCGCAATCTATTAAAAATCTAATTTCAACCTATTTAGGCTTTTTTATTGGTGCTATTAACACATTATTTTTATATACAAAATTTTTAAGCGCCGAGTATTACGGAATGGTTGGTTATATGTTTTCTTTAGCCAATGTAATTATGCCGTTAATGGCTTTTGGGGTGCATAATACTATTGTAAAGTTTTATTCATCGTTTAAAACAAGAACATCTTTAAACAGTTTCTTAACCTTAATGTTAGTTTTGCCATTGTTATTGGTTATTCCTGTTACTATTATAGGTTATTTTTTCTACGAATCGATTGGTGAATTCTTATCTAAAGAAAATCCTATTATAAAAGGGTATTTATGGCACACTTTAATAATAGCTATAGCTTTAGCTTATTTTGAAGTTTTTTTCGCCTGGTCTAAAGTGCAAATGCAAACTGTTTTCGGCAATTTTATGAAAGAAGTTTTTCATAGAGTAGGCGTAATGGTTTTGTTGTTTGCGCTTCATTTTAATTTAATTACCATGGAGCAATTCATGATTAGTTTGGTTATAATGTATATTTTAAGAATGGTAATTATGAAAATTTATGCTTTTAGTATACAATTACCCGTATTTACTTTTAAAAGAATTAATAATGTATCTGATATTTTAAAATATTCTTTTTTAATAATTATAGCAGGCTCTATTTCTACCGTTTTACTAGATGTCGATAAAGTTATGTTAGGACATTATTTACCCATTGAAGAAATAGCATATTATAATGTGGCTATTTTTATAGCTATGGTAATTGCCGTTCCGCAACGCGCCATGCATCAAATTCTACTACCATTAACGGCTAAATTTATAAATGATAAAAATTATGAAGGTCTCGAAGATATTTCTAAACGAAGCTCATTAACCCTGTTTATTATAAGTGGATTTATTTTTTTGTTGATTATAGCAAACATTAAACAATTATACTTAATCATACCTAGTGAGTTTAGTAACGCTTTGATTGTGGTATTTATAATTAGTTTAGCAAAGCTTTACGATGCATTTTTAGGCTCTAATAATGCTATTTTATTTAATAGTGATTATTATAGAATGATGCTCTTTTTTGGTGTTCTATTGGTTTTTTTAATTATTGTATTAAACATTTTATTTATACCGTTATATGGTATAAATGGCGCTGCTTTGGCAACATTTTTAGCCATGTTTATTTATAACAGTGTTAAATTATTTTTTGTTTACAAGAAATTTAAATTTCTTCCATTTACTGTTCGTATTGTTAAAACAGCCTTAATAATTTTAGCAGGAACAGTATTGTTTTACTTCTGGGATTTTAATTTTCATCCCATATTAAATATAGCTTTAAAGTCTATTTTAATTGGCGTTACTTATTTATGGATCATTCATAAATTTAAAATTTCAGAAAATATTTCTCTTTTCTTAGATCGATTTATAAAAATAAGGTAG